The Larimichthys crocea isolate SSNF chromosome XXI, L_crocea_2.0, whole genome shotgun sequence genomic sequence GCTTCTGTGAGGCGGTAAAGTTTGTTTGGCGTTGTATGATCATTACACATGTAAAATCCTGCCGTCACATTTGATACTTTATTCTGAAATGTGTGTTATTGACGGCTGACGTGCAGCGTATGGCctcacacagagcagatcgcgGCTGACAATCTGTTGCTCTAGGAGCTGCAAAGCACGGCAGGCTTCCCTGAAAAGATGCGAATAGATTATCTTATCGTACCCGCATGTCGACCACATGACGGGAGGAAGCATACGAGGTGGAGAGCGATTATATTTCCATGCAGGACCGGACTTGTTGACTGTGGGGTAAATTTGAAACGGTGATACCTcacgtgatgatgatgaagatgatctGGTATTTTCGTAGATTTGAGACAAGCTAACTCACcatggctctctctctctctctctgcctttatCAGAAATGAGTCGCCAGACTGCCACCGCGCTGCCCACAGGAACCTCCAAGTGTCCCCCATCCCAGCGCGTGCCCACCCTGTCAGGCACCACCGCCTCCAACAGTGACCTGGCCAGCCTGTTCGAGTGCCCTGTCTGCTTCGACTATGTCCTACCCCCCATCCTGCAGTGCCAGTCCGGACACCTGGTATGTACTGTCCAGCCTGGAAAGTAAGCAGAGCCGATTGTCGTAAACGGTATATTTTGTTGTGCACACACTGCATAAAGTTAAATGCAGCGAGAAATCATTGTGCCCGAGATTCCCTATGAGGAAGCGTAGTTTTATTACCGGGCTAATTTCACTGTTGATTTACTAGCACAGTTTCCTATTTTGTGTTACCACGGTTTGTGAAGACCCATCAGACTGTGATGCTGTTGCATCCAGGTGCTCCAGCTACCAGTGTGTATAAATAGTACAATATAAATTGTGCAAAGTAACATTTTAATAAGGTCTGGGGTTCAGTCATACATCAAGATAACAGCTGTAAGAAgtattaaagttaaaaaaacaacaattatttaTCTAATCATGGTTATACTTAAAGTATTATTTAAGGTTTCATTATGTGAAAGGGTTCAAAGGATATAGGTCAAACATTTAGTCCGATGGTGTCCCAGGATGGAGCTTAAATACAGGTCTATTAATCAGTAGTTTTGCTCATGAGTCGGGGAAACGGTCCACACAAACCAGGTCCTCAACATATACAAGTCatccttaaagcaacattatgtagaaattggtgtttttgtgatttagtgtcAAAACTACAGTCGACAACAACACGAGACGTAgcagcccagctcggcgtctgtctttcaggctTATTTCACAAAGCggcgactaaaagtcagtcccagatttactcttgtccagagGCCTCTCGCTCGGTTTCTCGATGTCTTCTTTTAACTTCTTGGCTTCGTCCATCAAAGTCCTGCTTTtgaagaggctgctgagtccagATACATTGCATGCtttcccagctcctgttctggcacgacactgactcCTCTCCTCGTCAGCTCTCCCCCCATGCCAACAGGaaactttcacaataaaatatgatccagtttcaccaaaatcagtgaaatagttgtcCGACTAGTTCAGGATCGTGTACATggcagaaaagttacacaatggcACGACTTGCAGATTTGAAGAGCACCATGAAGATATCAACCTGACTCAGAAGGTAATCGAAGAAACACTAACTGTGTTATCTGTACCTTTCCAGGTATGCTCCAACTGCCGGCCCAAGCTCACCTGCTGCCCCACCTGCCGAGGCCCCCTGGGCTCCATCAGGAACCTGGCCATGGAGAAGGTGGCCAACTCAGTCCTCTTCCCCTGCAAGTACGCCTCATCGGGCTGCGAAGTAACCCTGCCTCACACCGACAAGACGGAGCACGAAGAGCTGTGCGAGTTCCGGCCGTACTCCTGCCCCTGCCCCGGCGCCTCCTGCAAGTGGCAGGGCTCCCTGGACGCTGTCATGCCTCACCTGATGCACCAGCACAAGTCCATCACCACGCTGCAGGTCAGACAAAGAGCCAGAATCACCAAATTTTTAAAGACcagactttttaaatgttcatgattGTTGGGTTTCTCGAAGTAGATGTTCATGATTCTAAAAATTTGGTTGTATCCTGAAGAAATGATGACTAAACCTGTGAAACCTTCTTACTTCCGTCCAGGGGGAGGACATTGTGTTCCTGGCCACGGACATCAACCTCCCGGGCGCGGTGGACTGGGTAATGATGCAGTCGTGCTTCGGCTTCCACTTCATGCTGGTTCTGGAGAAGCAGGAGAAGTACGACGGCCACCAGCAGTTCTTCGCCATCGTGCAGCTCATCGGGACGCGCAAGCAGGCGGAGAACTTCGCCTACCGGCTGGAGCTCAACGGCCACCGGCGCCGCCTGACCTGGGAGGCCACGCCGCGCTCCATCCACGAGGGCATCGCCACGGCCATCATGAACAGCGACTGCCTGGTGTTCGACACGTCCATCGCACAGCTGTTCGCCGAGAACGGCAACCTGGGCATCAACGTCACCATCTCCATGTGCTAAGAACTTTTCCGAGAAGAAGAGGGTCAAAAAGTTACAGATTGTCAGGGCGGGGGCGTCTTTTAAGGGGGGAGGGGTCAAATCAGTTGTGACCTCACAGcggcccctctctctctctccccccctctctgccTCACCCCTTGAGACGTGGAACTGGACTGTCTGATTGGGCAGCCGCGGAGGCCCCAGGGggtgggatggatggatggatggatggatgatggatgagtGGAGGAATGCATAAACACAAGGACATAACTGTGTAGTGATGGTTATAGactcctaaacacacacacacacacgtaaacataTACGCGAGACTCGTGCACGCACACGCGGTCCCGCCGTCTCTCGTTCATAAACACGGACGCAAACTGAAAAGCTGTTCAGTCAAACTCttcaagtgatttttttttttgttttgtttttcccaccactctctctttttagtgtctctctctctctcttcttcccctcaGTCATCCTCAGACATTTCAGACACTACAGCCCTCCGACCGTCGCTCCAAAGACGCCGGAGGCTCTCCACCCACGACAGCTACACCCTGAGGAAAAGGCTCAAGCTATCTTTCAACATGGACTTCTGGTCAGTGCTGGGTAGCCAGCTAGCTACCTTCGACATCCCCTTACCTTTACTCCCCTCTTCCGTTCCCTGCTGTTTTTGGATTGAACGGTTCACGCACTACCAACACATGTAGGCCTACGACTTCCGGTTTCACCGCGGCGGGCGTCTTCATGTATTCACTAGCTCAAACTGGAAGTTCCTTACCGCAGTTTGTTCTCTGGGTATATATCTTCACATGTGACTGGCGTGGCTATCGATGGCTGGCTGGGACCGGAACCCGACCCATAAGACGCCCCAAGAAATATGTCCAGGACTGCAGTAAAAGAAACCAATCGGATCCATGTGAGGCTCATCCGGTTTTCCCTCCGGTCCACCACAGCGGGGCCACCCTAGGCTAAAGATTGTGCATCGGACGCTCTTTAAATAGTTGACTGTCGTTGTTGATAGTTATTAGAACAGACTCTTCTGCTCTCATACTGTACGGATTTAAGAAGGCCCTCAGCTTCATCACACGTTTGTTTTCACGGAGTCACGACAgtgctctctctttgtctctcacacactcacacacacacacacacacagacacacacaggagtgtgtgtgaggatcagaacgaggaaaaaaaaaaatttgcatTTCAGTCGAGTCAGTTTTCTTTTGAGGTTCATTTCTCGAGtcgttttaattattttatgtcttttttttgtatgaggagagaagaagtgtgtgtgtgtgtgtgtgtatgtgtgtgtatatgtgtgtatgtctgtgtgtgtgtgtgtgagacggaCATGTGGCAAACAGCCTGCTCACTTtctcccttctcttcttcttcttcttcttgtttcattTCTACTCTTCTGCCTCCACCTTCTCGCTCTGTCGTCTGCCAGTGTCGGCCTCAACCACTGATTGACTGATCACCCAACCAGGAATGAGGGACAGTTTCTACCGTTAAAATGTTGCtaattgttattaataaatGGAGATTATCATAATTATCATTTTTTGTAatgacttttaaaaacagattaaaaggCAGTTGCAAAACACGTGGCTAAACTTCAGTGTTTGTAGTTTAAAAAGCAAGTTGTGTCGTTCTTCtgaagatatttttcttttttttcttccgaGTTGgattgttcttttgtttttgttttttttccctcatctATTTGTCTCTCCGTCCTCTTGTTGTGTGGtaagtcttttttcttttccttttttttgtgtcttttgaggagggaggggggtcaAGCCAATcatctctcccttttctcttcaCGTGGAGTCTCAGTAATGTTGCTGCTCTCCCTCAActcccttttttctgtttaatttgtcATTAAATAAATCTATCTTTTTCATACCTGgtgccttttttcttctttttttttttttattcataggCTTCACATCCTGAttgtggctgttttttatttatttatttttttactgattaATACTTGGAGGTAGACTTGGCCAAACATATCGGCACTCCTGCATTTCTGTCACATCACCACTTCTCAAAGAAATGTTGCAGTTAGGactgggtatcgattcaaattccaagaatcgattcttggaattatcataatccgatccAATCCGATCTCGATTcaggttagtgttattaaaaccatttttttggtcgcctgaagTCCTTGTTTTCAACAATGgaatacgggcgcatatctttgcaaatgtaaccctCAATCGCCTcggttattttaagagaacgtacagaagtggctggtagttgtagagttttccttgagtgttctgttgtctgtagttttattatatttccagtgaatttccatttttcccacgttcatgaacgcatcatagtcattccgacggccaTTGAACGCACCTTCAATTCAATGACACGACTAGTGGGGTCAAAGTTAACCGGGgggaaatgtattaaaatattaatttaattaagtcGATCTTTGGGtgtacgaatcgatcttaaggaattaatatgcaaatcgattcagaatcgtAAAATCGAATTTTTTCAAAACAGGCCTAGTTGCAGTCACAAATACtttggtattttcatgtttattattattttcattttatttttttgcattgaaagaacacaaaaaagccaaatctaaGATATTTTACACAACACTTTAATATTTGGTAgcaaaaaataactgaaatcgGTCGCTTCCTGTAACCATCAGTGAGTTTTGGACCTCTCTTCTTTTGCCAGCTGCTCCAGATCTTGATGGGTTCCTTCTCCCAAATGCTGTTTTCAGATCTCTCCACAGACACTCTATGGGATTTAGACCTGGACTCATTGCTGGACACTTCAGAACTCTCCAGCgctttgggtcattgtcctgctgtAAGACCCATGACCTCTGACGGAGACCCAACTTTCTGACACCAGAATTCTTTGGTGGCCTTTAGATTTCATAACGGTGTGCACACAGTGAAGACGTCCAGTGCCCGAAGCAGCAAAATAACCCCAAAACATCAGTGAACCTCCACCATGTTTGAGCGTAGAGACTACAGAGGCGTAAGAAACTCACTGATGACTGAGTAGAATCATGTTTCCGTCGTCTTACAAACAAGCCCTTCATATCTACAGTGAGTCTCTCTTCAAAGTCTGATTTCTAGCTTTCGATCATATCTTACAATCTTTCTCAGCAgttgaagtttgaagtttttatCCGAGCACTTGAACTTCTTGTTCGTGTTGACCTTTAAAGGACCGGTGCGTAGGATTTAGCCGCGCCAGTTGAACCTGGCGGTCTCCGTGGAAAAGGCTCCTTCTAAAGGTAACTAAAACAGGacagttatttttctttatttattctttatttatcaaaggaTAACCCCTTGAAATGTATCATCTCATTTTCGAGGGGGTCCTTGTTGCCAACAGAGATATACAATGTTTACAGACGATACAAAGACGCAGACACCCATTCACCACAATGCTCCAATAGGCCCCTCCCCCATACATAtacatggacaaaataagaatgacacagaacacaactgcagcaatataaaagcaaaactagggctatttttatacatatgcacacatgcacacagagcactTATGCATGCCCacctataaataaaatcaaaaacaagaacaggatgTTTGGAAGTTATTGTATGTGAATTATTTTCAGGTAGTTACATTCCCATTTCATCCATATTTTGTAGGAGCccataaatctcacacactggacctttttaagtcGAGTTTCAATGTTGATCTATGTTTCGATGACCACTGGGCAAACGCAGATTGCAGCTGAAGACCGTGCGATGGGATCAAAGACCAAAGCAGGTGGTACTAGATGGACCTTGAGGCAAGATTGTTCTGTCAggtgctgttttttaaaatttctttttaaGGAAGTTTAAGTCTGAACTGAAGCTGCAATCAATTTGTAAGAGTGCCTGAAGAAATTGCTGGCATCTGTGTTCTTATGAGCGtgcacaaatatacaaaaatagtCACTGAGCAGCAATTTTCTCAATAGGGTGTACGTCCAAAGGGGTTCAAGAGCGAGATGAAAAGCAGTAAACCAAGACAAACATTTTGTCTGAAGTGATgcatcaataaaacaaactttaaggAGCTTGAAAACTTGAAAATTTCAAAGTTTTCTCtagaaataaatgatttgtgaCGGTGCGGTTCAGAAGTTAAACACCTGAACGCGATGAACACGGTGTGATTGTGCTGAGCGGCCCCCAGCTGTGAATCTGTGCATCTTTTATCACTGCATCAGGGGAAAACTCCCCGTTTCAGCGAATCCTTTGGCTGAATGTGTCGACGCTGCTAATTCAGATTTCAAGTCCATTCGTCATGAACCGCGTGCGCTTTTTCATCGCCGAACACGTGAACACAAACTAAATCAACGCTGTCTGATGTTGAATTAATGCTTGAGTGTGGATTTCTAAATATAATGCCGTATGTAATCACAGCCTACTGAAGGATGCGAGTTCTGGTCAAAGCAGCAGGGAAGCTGgaggtttttttaaatgcacccCCTGTCCTCGATGCATCTGTCAGCCTCCCAAGTTTATCATTGTTAAGTAGGTCTTTGGATGTAGGGCAGCCTGCGAGGTCAGATAGGTAGATCAGACAGGCAGAGAATAGTTTTCTGCAGCTACAGGAACACAAAGCTTTTCTGCTTAAAGTCACAGAGGAGATGCTGATGGCTTCACAGGGAGTGTACAAAATCTACTTGTAGGCAGATTTGCTGTCTGAAAAAAACACTAGCTCATCATTTTAAGACAAATCCAGACATGTTTCAATCTTTATTACAGCTCCTGCGATCATGTGGTCACAGGGTTAGGGTCCAACCTGTCTGCGGGGGCCACACCTAAAATGAGCTGATTTAAGAAAATACAGTATGAGCTCTGTGTGACATCTCATGGGCTTCTGGGAAATGATGTATGTTAAAGAGAGGATGTGTTGTTGCTCGCAGGAGGGAGTCCTGAGACTGGGCGTGTCTGCAGTGAACTCGCTGTGACACACATACAGCGTTCATGGAGGGATACGATGAATTACAGGTAATGTATGTTGTGGGTAAGTACAGAGTGCAACATTCACTGTACTGCTTTTAAACAGCAGCCCCCAGAGGCTGAAATCATCACTGCACCGAAATTCATTCATAAGACGCTCAACACGTGACGAGGCTTGTTGGAATGAGACCCTGAGTGCAAAGGTGGCACCAAAGAAAGAGGCTCATCCTCAGGGGAGCATGAACGGAAAATGCAAATAAGAAAAGttgatatttttatgtataaatTGAAACTTTAATActgacaaactgtctgtttTTGCTCTGACCATACAAGAAATCATCATACTTTACCTATGTTCATGACGGGAAGGTGGAAAGTTGAAGGTCGCTaaacaaatgtttccttttttctcttctacCTCCTCTTACTACTACAACccctggcaaaaaaaaattatggaTTCACCAGTCTTGGAGgatgttcattcattcagttgtgtaattttgtagaaa encodes the following:
- the siah1 gene encoding E3 ubiquitin-protein ligase Siah1 isoform X1; protein product: MSLVQVKSKPACLALQAPPWNSLFRLFSCVAARNVHRTKEVPTFQEKTKALFGNLMDEEMSRQTATALPTGTSKCPPSQRVPTLSGTTASNSDLASLFECPVCFDYVLPPILQCQSGHLVCSNCRPKLTCCPTCRGPLGSIRNLAMEKVANSVLFPCKYASSGCEVTLPHTDKTEHEELCEFRPYSCPCPGASCKWQGSLDAVMPHLMHQHKSITTLQGEDIVFLATDINLPGAVDWVMMQSCFGFHFMLVLEKQEKYDGHQQFFAIVQLIGTRKQAENFAYRLELNGHRRRLTWEATPRSIHEGIATAIMNSDCLVFDTSIAQLFAENGNLGINVTISMC
- the siah1 gene encoding E3 ubiquitin-protein ligase Siah1 isoform X2, which encodes MDEEMSRQTATALPTGTSKCPPSQRVPTLSGTTASNSDLASLFECPVCFDYVLPPILQCQSGHLVCSNCRPKLTCCPTCRGPLGSIRNLAMEKVANSVLFPCKYASSGCEVTLPHTDKTEHEELCEFRPYSCPCPGASCKWQGSLDAVMPHLMHQHKSITTLQGEDIVFLATDINLPGAVDWVMMQSCFGFHFMLVLEKQEKYDGHQQFFAIVQLIGTRKQAENFAYRLELNGHRRRLTWEATPRSIHEGIATAIMNSDCLVFDTSIAQLFAENGNLGINVTISMC